Proteins encoded by one window of Candidatus Thermoplasmatota archaeon:
- a CDS encoding recombinase RecA — translation MPLRIPLSRQSEEELQYDPVGVRRIPTGVADFDTIIKGGLPSGSLVLLLGDMGAGQQEYIYTSIAKLGMVKGNPQTRKYYLGHACDDGVLPEKVEYITFSRSREDILREVATSFNPHFYNALKKYTTFRDFSGHYFRHTIVPSSWTSGENVPFGEKPPELLESVVEFLDSNATRSMVVIDSITDLAESDIVHPKDLISTIKGMQRASKRWDGIVYLLLTRGIMDEKHEQMLIDSVDGVIVFEWKNYLTSSKRQRYMYVGKFMSVLPHLEMEKIARFPTMVTSNHGLVVMYQERIA, via the coding sequence ATGCCTCTGCGAATTCCGCTTTCTCGACAGTCCGAGGAAGAGCTTCAGTATGATCCAGTCGGGGTCAGGAGGATCCCAACAGGCGTCGCGGACTTCGACACGATAATCAAGGGCGGGCTTCCCTCGGGATCGCTCGTCCTGCTGCTCGGCGACATGGGAGCGGGACAGCAGGAGTACATCTACACGAGCATAGCGAAGCTCGGCATGGTGAAAGGCAACCCTCAAACGAGGAAGTACTACCTAGGTCACGCGTGCGACGACGGCGTGCTTCCCGAGAAGGTGGAGTACATCACGTTCTCGAGGTCGAGGGAGGACATACTCAGGGAAGTGGCAACATCCTTCAATCCTCATTTCTACAACGCCCTCAAGAAGTACACGACATTCAGGGATTTCAGCGGACATTACTTCAGGCACACGATCGTCCCTTCTAGCTGGACAAGCGGGGAGAACGTCCCGTTCGGCGAGAAGCCTCCGGAACTTCTTGAGTCCGTGGTGGAATTCTTGGACTCCAACGCAACGAGGTCCATGGTCGTAATCGACTCGATAACCGACCTCGCGGAGTCGGACATAGTCCACCCGAAGGACTTGATATCGACGATAAAGGGGATGCAGCGGGCATCGAAGAGATGGGACGGAATCGTCTATCTGCTGCTCACGAGAGGGATAATGGATGAGAAACACGAGCAGATGCTCATCGACAGCGTCGACGGCGTCATCGTCTTCGAGTGGAAGAACTACCTCACGAGCAGCAAAAGGCAACGGTACATGTACGTCGGCAAGTTCATGAGCGTCCTGCCCCATCTCGAGATGGAGAAGATCGCCCGCTTCCCGACGATGGTGACGAGCAACCACGGGCTGGTCGTCATGTACCAGGAAAGAATAGCGTAG